AATCTAATTACTAGATAATTGAATTTATACTACagcatatttcttttttctactGCAAAAACTTAACTAATTTAAGACAATGTAGTCCAAGCTAATTGAAGATTAATTTCCCTAAAAAAtgttcatgataaaaactcaacaaAGAGATAATACAACAGCTTACTTTTGGAGGTGATCTTATACGGTCTTTATTAACAAACTAATTAGCCACTtaagcctttttttttccttttgggacTACACATGACAAAATGAGGAGTGAATCAGTCGCTTAATATCTAAAATTTTCCCTCCATAATTAGTTCAACCTGATTTAAGACTAAATTTTTACTATAGGAATGTTCGTGATTCAGCAATGAAAGACCATATAAACTTATTTTGGGAGATTTGTCCTAGAAGACAAAAAATGAGCAACCAATCAGAAAGTCGTACTTACATATCAAAATCGATACAGTCTACTTAATTCACCAGCTATgtatatttcatccattttcacataataGAAAGAACAATAATGCATGGCATTATCCATCATAAATTGCTCATATAACATCAAGATATCATGGTGTGGACCTCAAATGACTCGTCATATCTACTGGCTACATTTTAAACATATCTTATGGCCAGAATGTTCATCTTATCAACTTAACGAGTTTATTCATGGTACCATaccattaaattaaaaaaatttccacGGTTTACCTTTTATAGACGTCAAGGAATATAGCTGATAACGCACTTTTGGCAGCAAGCTTCCTTCACCCAATTAAAGATTTTCGGAGCTTAAAGTTCAGCTCCTAAAGCTCTTCTCCAAGGCTCACCAACCAACAGAGAAATTACTTTTAGCAAAGTTGTTAAATTTTGGCACCAGGTTTTGATGGCATCTCGGCAAGATTGGAAGATTATATTGCGCTTCTAAGATAATGTTTAAAAAAGCTATTTTAGTGAGGGCATTATGGTCAATTTGCCCCTGATGATATTGACATTAGGTCCCATCAACATCAGAAGGGAGCTCATTGCATTATTGGATATAACAAGGGTGCTAGTGAAATTATGAAAACCCTCAAGGAAGGTATttgaaattaaccctaaaatactCATTCCACGCAAGGCGTGGCGTTCCCCTCCTAGTTCCTATAAATAGGGCTGCAACTCAATGCACTTATCACTCGATATCAATAATTTAGCACATTATTTACATTTTGAGTGAGATTGTGATCAAATGGCATCTTCAAAAAATTTGCTCTTTCTTATTCGTGTTCTTTTTGCACTTGTGCTCCTCATTTCCTCTGATGCAACAGCTGCAGGTGCCTagtccctttttttcttttcctttcttcctttttttttggctgcaCCTAAATACTTAAATGAATGGAGATTTGGAGACTCATTATTGGAATGTGAATTTTTATGGAAGGCTATTTGTATATTATCAAGCAAGTCATATTAATGTGCTAATATCTTTTTCATTGTTtagcaaaagtaaatttgggTTGCTTCTATCAATGGTTAGTGGCACATCTGATTTTTCATGCATCCTTATCGTATTGCTGTAAGGATACACGGTCCATAGTGTCGCACCAAAGATTAAACTAACGTCGAAAACCAAATTAAATGCTTCTAATTATAATTTAAAGCAAAACAATTTCCCTTATAAATGGACGAAATTCCCTGCCAACAAatccaaattcaagaaaaaaattttcttaaggagaaactctgccaaaattttcttaaaataaataaaatatttaattaaaaaaataaagcaaaataaTTCATATCCAAGTCGCACCATCTTATATGCCTAGACTGTTTTGTTTAATCCATAGTATTCTTTTCTTTGCATATATCTTGCAAATTTTCAGCCTAGCCGGTCACCTAACGTTCGCAGCTTAAGATAAAGCTCCAAATATTTATGTCTCCTTGTGTCTTGAAACAGATCAGAAGAGCGTGAAAACCACTGGTGTCCACGATGCCAGTTCAGGCGAGGTTCATCAGGATAGCAAAAGCGAAGATCGTTGCAGACATGGTTGCTGCCACTGGTACCATGGACACTGCCAAAGATGCTGTCGAACTGCCGAGGAGACCCCTGAAGTCACATCTGGAGATGAGGATACCGTAACCGCAGATCGTTGCAGACATGGTTGCTGCCGCTGGTACCATGGACATTGCCAAAGATGCTGTCCACCTGAAGATCGTTGCAGACATGGTTGCTGCCACTGGGACCATGGACATTGCCAAAGATGCTGTGCAGACATGGTTGCTGCCACTGGGACCATGGACATTGCCAAAGATGCTGTCCACCTGCTGAGGAGACCCCTGAACATCGTTGCAGACATGGTTGCTGCCGCTGGTACCATGGACATTGCCAAAGATGCTGTCCACCTGCTGAGGAGACTTGCAGACATGGTTGCTGCCACTGGTACCATGGACATTGCCAAAGATGCTGTCGAACTGCTGAGGAGACCCCTGAAGCTACATCCGGAGATGAGGTCAAAAATTAATGCTAAATAAATAAGGCCGTGACACAGGATCCGTGACACCTATATTATTACCTTAATATGTTATGTTGTGTTTGCTTTTAATGGTTGATTTCCTATATGTGTAAAAGACTTGTGCGGCTTCTCTTTGAATTGATGTAGAATCAACGGGGGAAGCATGTAATGAGTACTCAGTTCGAGTGCTCTTCTTATGTTGTTGTCATGTTGAATAAATAAATCTACTTGATCATCCACTACAATTGATGATCTTCTTAtgttttttttcactttatctTCCTTCAcgatttttggtggaaatgctTCATTTATACGAATTTTCCTAGTTAGTAAATGCTTCTATTACACTTGTACAATACACATTTAAAAGTATAACACAACAAAAGCTTGTGTAGttcatatatttaaaaaatattcataCTTTTCAACTAAACTATAAAAATACGTAATAAATTCTTGATACATTATACTTTACGAACTAtactttaaattttaaaaatatttaatagtATCACTTATCAATAACTCCACATGTTAATTTGTCTTCCAATTCAGTAAATTATAGTAGCTAATTCTCAAAGCTAACCGACACCAAAATTCCCTTGTTGGATTTATATTAATTACATTGCATTTATTTCCTAAGCATGAGTTTTGTAACCCCTCATATTAAATCTCAATGATTGATTTTAACGGTTACCAAGGCGTCTAGTAATTGGTTTGCTATTAATTTGAACTAGACATTTATTAGGTCAAGTAGAATTTATTCCGTCTTATCACTTAGTTCATAAACCTTACGAATCGTTAAAACCAGCTCTAACATTACCTAACAAGACTTCTACAATTTCGGGTTTTGCTTAGAAATCAGTCTGATAGGTTAACTTGCTTCGTCCAACTTTATGagttgcttcttctttttttcccataTTTGACATTTCATCTTACTTTAATATGGGGACCAAGTTAGTATTGTTGACATTTCATATCTAAGACCTCTTAGTTAATTGATTTGTTATAAGAACTATAACGTATGCGTGTTTTGTaagctttcattttttttttttcaattcttgtgAACCAGCAACGGATAGTTTCTTCTAGTACCAAGCTTCCTTTgaagttctttattttttttttgcgtgtccaaatgtaaattaaaagaaCCAACAACTTTGAACAAGTCTATATCTAGTAAAGATAGATATAAAGAGGGATACTATATCACTGCAACAAAAAAGGGATTTGGCGAGGAGCAAAAGTCCACGCCAAAAGTTTTGACTTCCTGGCCAATTAATTTCAGCAAGAAAAATGCTTCCTCGTCAAGTTTCTTGCTAGATGCTTGTCGCTAATAAGTTATTAGCGAGGATGCTGCTGCTTTTCTCGCTAATGAAACAGATCAATAGCAAGGGTTGACCTCCTCGCCAATCTGATTCAAATACTATGGCGAGAAAAACTTTCCTCACCACTAAAGTTAAAAACTCCCCACAAAAACCAGTAGTtcctgataagtgactaatttacatAATAAttatatgatattttatattatttttagttactttagttatattattggaagaaaatgaatcattttggctataattggtaaaaaatgcttttaagtgattaaatgaggtttttatcactttttagtgGGATTTCgtgcattttgacagttttgacacatttttgtattttggctataacttgggctacaatgatcggattgagatgatttttaaaccaatttgaagataagagatagatctacaactttggtgaagacatttgaatccagtttgaaggttttcaaagtcaaaaagctgaattacaatagcaaatttctactggtcgaagctgaaacagggcaatgagcagtcaagggtatttcggtcatttctcagcctaaacagatccaaatgaggtgattcttgatccattggaaagataagtcaaagggctacaagtttcatgttttggtcaagagctaaatcagcttttatcatcaagaaaagttcagtggAAGTTGAtgcaaaatcggagcagagctggaaattgaaccagaagtgaccaaatggtcactgtagcaatccggccggaatttggccggatttgtggctagattcctggccggattgtggtcagaaaaggctgttatgtacgcgtaaaactcaatttcacctccaccaactcacatgtgatgctagacttgtgagaaacattcccaactGTAAAAGAGAGGTGTAAACCTCAAGTCTTGACCAATCTTTCATCTATatatagccaaattcattgcaagattGAAGGATATAGAGAGACATATGGGAGAACTTggagagtgcagaaatgtagctctttcatcttcctagtgttagtttagcttagtgcAGAGTAGTATCgatcatccattcttgtatcttggctagattaggatgaagatggaggagttgaaactcaagtgacatgggttatttcttctccaactctttatcttttgtatcagATTCTTAAGTttggttaatatacaagttctggattttgtgtttatgacaggtgccgaacctgtgcaataataaatacctgctcaaactaaaaataatttctgtagatagtggtgagcagggtcgaatccacagggactgggagtaattgtttctttccaaattcacagtgacaagggggtgtttttgtgcagaaaGTGACAATCAaacaaattcaaataaaatctaagaaactactaaaaattaaataacaaattactaaaatcaaatgaatgataattaagaatctagccaaggaataacttcagcaatggttcacctaattgatcatcgataagcaaaggcaattctaattatttactaataaataggttataactaccaaacaagcaaTGGCAGTCAaaccctccttactgtgtcggtgatcaaggtacgcccgttaatcactgctctaattgagaaataattctaggtacgctcgtagaatttaattccccaattgccttacgtattaaaggagccctattctaaccaaataacgcactaccagggttattttagattagcccgcgtattcccctgacacaaacctaatcatgccagttgtcactattttagagcaattaaacaattacggatttcaccctaattgacaatagattatcaaatcaattaattatccggatccaagacaatcaattaatcaaataatcataagcactgcaaccaaggaatatgcgaatatcaataaataaaagaaaaagattaaattaaatcgatctcacaattttaggcgacccaaaacatccgttgctccttgactagaaaaaggaaTTTAGTTCATAGTTAATGAACAAAATCCACaggaaataaaaacaagagtcGCGGCCATGGTCTGCGTCTTGGAAAAGTCCAATTCGCTTCAGGAAAGGAAAACGAGGCTACAAAAGGTGATTGCTTGTTACTAATTCTTCCTGACATACGCAGGGGAAAGGAACTACTACCAaccaaaagaaaagtcaaagctcAAGACTATACTACAAGACGAAAAAACTAAAGAAGACCAGAGGATAGTGCTCTCCTCCTGCAATCTTAATTCCTATTCTATTTGCTACTCCTCCTGTGCGGCGTCCGCCGCACCAGAGAAAAAGAAGACTCTGAGGTTtgctttcctttccctttttctaGTTGCTGTTTTCGgtcaaaattaccaaaaaggtcATGCATCTCCTTGTTCCAAGAATGCCCTTGATTGCCTGCTATTTGAACTCTTTCCCGATGACCGTCAAATTGGCCTTGATTGTGCCATTTttattctactccctgaaataaatgaaaattacgaaaagtgagtagaatctaataattaattcacattGGGTTaagtaataggggaaattaattataaaataaatgataaaattacaacctatcaattccccccacacctaaaccatgtttgtcctcaagcatgagaacaagaaacaaacaccaatatttgatagtggctattgctctatccaacaaattgccaagataccaagaaaaataatattcaagcatcaatggtcaagtccaagaaacatcactccggttagcttctaaatcataaactcttccaatttcaggttaactaatctaagaaaaaggaatgtcgcataacatttatcagcaaatggtccaactattaaccaaaatctcaacattaaatccataattcggcaagctgacttttattacacactaacacaaccttgactttttttttcacgtttttctacttttcttcttttctttttttttccttttctcaatagtaacaaaagacttagtcgctagccattagagccttttgacgcgaactccaacattggccagatgaaggagcccggttactcagcttctatcgccacgtgaccacgtactcataggaaCTACtatcttttgacgcgagaatcaacacttgtaggtgcagatccccggttactcagtagtaactaatagcggagtacagtcaagtttattcatagctaaaaatcacaaaaactcaatataacacaagaaccaaaagaaaacttgcatcagctaacctcattttcaaacatggagaactaaagttaataaccggaccaattcacatgaaaatgccaataatcattccctatgcctaggaaagttaaccaaaaattataagagtaaaacaatcatTGATATTCACCcaagagatgtttttggattACCACATTAACTTGGTACCcctttattattaaaacttggcaaaagtagaaatagaagcaataatccaacatcaaacccTGGCATGCACTTACGAGCCAAtcactaaaaagaagaaaaaatgaacGAGAGGTggacaaataacaaactaaaaataaagaacTAGTATAGCCGTCcgattccccccacacctaaaccatgcttgtcctcaagcatgagaacaagaaacaaacaccaatatttgatagtggctattgctctatccaacaaattgccaagataccaagaaaaataatattcaagcatcaatggtcaagtccaagaaacatcactccgGTTAGCTTTTAAATCATAAACTCTTCCAATttcaggttaactaatctaagaaaaaggaatgtcgcataacatttatcagcaaatggtccaactattaaccaaaatctcaacattaaatccataattcggcaagctgacttttattacacactaacacaaccttgactttttttttcacgtttttctacttttcttcttttctttttttttccttttctcaatagtaacaaaagacttagtcgctagccattagagccttttgacgcgaactccaacattggccagatgaaggagcccggttactcagcttctatcgccacgtgaccacgtactcataggaactactaccttttgacgcgagaatcaacacttgtaggtgcagatccccggttactcagtagtaactaatagcggagtacagtcaagtttattcatagctaaaaatcacaaaaactcaatataacacaagaaccaaaagaaaacttgcatcagctaacctcattttcaaacatggagaactaaagttaataaccggaccaattcacatgaaaatgccaataatcattccctatgcctaggaaagttaaccaaaaattataagagtaaaacaatcatTGATATTCACCcaagagatgtttttggattACCACATTAACTTGGTACCcctttattattaaaacttggcaaaagtagaaatagaagcaataatccaacatcaaacccTGGCATGCACTTACGAGCCAAtcactaaaaagaagaaaaaatgaacGAGAGGTggacaaataacaaactaaaaataaagaacTAGTATAGCcgtcccccccacacctagattctacattgtcctcaatggaggaattaaagcaattaaagtgaagaggacaacgaaacttccctctTTGAGTGGCCACGAGGTAGGCGGGGACGGTGGAGGAAACCAATGTGGTGGAAGTACGCGCCCAAGTTCTGAGACATCATACTCAATTCAACCAGCAAATGCAAAACTCTGtccacccaaaatctcaacaaatagCTCCAGTTGGCCAGTTAATGCCTTAACTCAGAATCAGCAATTTCAACATTGAGAGTTTAGGTATTTGACAATAACAATTCAGTCACAAGTTCTTGGCTGTCAATTAGACAGCCAATCAGATAGAATTACCAAATCTAGTCAAAATACCCCAACCAGTACCATTGGTGCACCCCACAGATAATGAAGCAACTTAAATGGCAAACCCAATCAACAAAATGTACATGTGAGGCACCCAAGGTCTATACAAATGTCCCAACAAAGCAGCGATTGCAATCAATAATCAGTAGTGGTCCTAATTTACTCAAATGCAGAATTAATGCAGCCCAACAATTCAATTGGATGTACCCAACCTTGACAAGCAAAGCAAGTGGCACAGGTTTCCCAAGTCAACAGGCAATTCAGAGATAACTCAACCGAAATCACAGTAGAAACTTCAATTAAATACACTCAACATGAATAAGCCAAGCAAGTGTCATAGAAACTCCCCAATTCAACAAGCAATCACAGTATTTCAGCTCACCCAAAAACTCAACAATTTCACCCAAAAGTTGAACAAAGGCCCCCAGCACTGACCCGTAGCAGGAGCCCCAAGAAGTGAACAAATCAAGCAATAGTATTGGAAAACTCTGACATTAACAACTGAATCTCAAACTTCCAGCTTCCAATCAGTTAGCCAATAGAGTAGAATTAATCTAGTGGAGTCAAAACACCCATAGAGTTGATGAAACAATTCTAACGGCTGACCCAAAGTAATGAAAACTCCAACTTACAGTCAAAAGTAAACTCGGTCCAActaaaatttcaacaaatatcCCCAGAAATTTCAACAAATGCTATAGCAGATCAAAGCAGTAGTAAAGCAATAGTCCCAAGTATGTACTAATCCACCAGTTGGGAACCCCGGCCACTGAGGTCACAAACAATGGTCCCAAAAATAGCAATATTAACCAATCATCAGGATGTGCCCAACAATTAAACGAAATTCTACCACCCTCACCAAGCAAATCAAGCAGCACAGGCTCCCGattcaacaaacaaaaaaacagGATTAATCAACTCAAAGTCCCAACAGAGAGTTCAATTGATTCCAATCATCAATCCCAGCAACATACGTTCCAAATAAGCAAGCGGGTGTTAAGGAGAGGAGGTACCAAATTTCAATTTCAGTTACtccaccagtaccactggtgtagCAAATAATGGAAGAGGAATCGCACACGACCAATACCAAATCACCGGTAAACCAAAATAACAACTAACACTGCCAACACTTGAGAATCGTAACAATCAAAACACAAGCAAAGCTGCCTCCCAATGAGCAAATGACAATTCACAAATCCAGCCCACCCAAAAACTCGACAAATGTACCCAAAAGTTCAACAAATATTCTCAAGAGTATGGCAAACTAGGAATGAACGAGATCTGGGTCAAATAtcacaaccagtaccactggtttACCACACAATTGAAGAAATAACCCCCAACGGCCAACAATACCAATTATTGAGAAACCAGACAGCACCAATGAATATTAAGAAATTGGGGAATAAATTCCAAATACCTCCACCGAAGAGAGTAGCGTGCGAGGTTGGCTGGGGCTGTTGGCAGCGTCCAAGTGCTTCGGTGGCGGCGTTGGCTCGCGATGGAGTTGCGACGGAGCTGGCTATACGAGCAGAGAGGGACCAGCGAACTAGAGTGGCGCGCGCAGACAGCGGAGGGAACTTCAGCAGCGGCTGCGGTGGAGAGGCGGGTGAGCTGTGATGGCGGCGCGAGGGAGATGGGCGGCGCTGCTGCGGTGAGATCGAGCTGGTGGTGGCGCAATCTGGCGTGCGGTGGTGGAGCTTCGTGCGCAGAGCAGCTGGGTTGCGCGCGAGGTAGAGCTCGGGTGGAGGTGGCGGCGGTAGCTCACGGTGGAGCTGTGGGCAGAGTGAGGGCcgcaaggagagagagagagatgggagGGGTTGCGGTTGAAACGAGGGTCGGCGGCGTCGCGCGTCGAGGTGGAGTGGCTTGCGGCGCGACGCTGGTCGCGCGAGGGGGTGTCGATAGAGCTATGGTGGAGAGAGGGAGGCGCGCGAGGGAGTCTCGGTCGACCCAGAGGAGAACAggggagaggaaagaaagaaggaagaagaagaaagaaagaaagaaaaagaaggaaaaagaaaagtttttatttttttttttcagggaaagactccccttttttttttctccttgttacttacttgaaaaaaattttttttttttaaaaattttttttcatatatcatcttttttttttattgacaaaatttatttttggaattcaaaagTAGAGATTAACAGGAAATCAATAATcgttcttgagtttctttgaatACTTACCTTTCCCATGAACgtgacgcgggcgcgtcatgagggcaagagagctcccagaagtttctgGTCGGGAGCTTCATGCACGTCaccacgcgggcgcgtcatgactgAAGGGCACCTATAAATCAGCAAAAACGAAAACTGAAACCCAAAATCAGTCGAATTCAAGGAGAGCACATCTAAACTACCACACGAAAAtgaacaaacaattaaaaggaacaattgggttgcctcccaaggagcgcctttctttaatgtctttggctagacattatcgTGTTTtgctcatggaggataaaatcttgtggctcgtcttactgcttcatcctctatatagtcccgataaccctcgtaaatagaataatccttgagcacacgagctacgggcttccatggactagtgaaTGGCGCCAAACGAGTCGATGATAATTTACATTCTCCATTCGCTCCTCCCCCACTTGCATTTATTGGTTCAAGATATCTCACCATCgccactcttaatttattcctgtcatgaaattcaaaattgtctggtataataaagtcaatttcgtta
This region of Coffea arabica cultivar ET-39 chromosome 3c, Coffea Arabica ET-39 HiFi, whole genome shotgun sequence genomic DNA includes:
- the LOC140038046 gene encoding uncharacterized protein isoform X1; this translates as MASSKNLLFLIRVLFALVLLISSDATAADQKSVKTTGVHDASSGEVHQDSKSEDRCRHGCCHWYHGHCQRCCRTAEETPEVTSGDEDTVTADRCRHGCCRWYHGHCQRCCPPAEETPEHRCRHGCCRWYHGHCQRCCPPAEETCRHGCCHWYHGHCQRCCRTAEETPEATSGDEVKN
- the LOC140038046 gene encoding uncharacterized protein isoform X2; translated protein: MASSKNLLFLIRVLFALVLLISSDATAADQKSVKTTGVHDASSGEVHQDSKSEDRCRHGCCHWYHGHCQRCCRTAEETPEVTSGDEDTVTADRCRHGCCRWYHGHCQRCCPPAEETCRHGCCHWYHGHCQRCCRTAEETPEATSGDEVKN